In Porites lutea chromosome 7, jaPorLute2.1, whole genome shotgun sequence, a single window of DNA contains:
- the LOC140944050 gene encoding uncharacterized protein, which translates to MSYVEDVTPASTDFPGSDVLLPSLPKQPLSQPLEASVPIQSSESSDIASAFSLFKDYFDKKLGALKRDIQDESCSNTDSVAKKLKEESKITFRFEGNKKQFQFNSDLAEKVKSASVALGKRKLDLVKTHLEELDSDIKKRNKLIRLADKSAAGWDLVNEYLSDELPSGSEDEKRIRRAEQRALRKRNQRQQKAKPSKQGYSQLQSSTATTAFAGQHSSSSRPISRTFGAFSKPRSSDICFACGQQGHWRSQCQVNPQARSSSSGPSFPSSSGLSGIGGK; encoded by the coding sequence ATGTCCTATGTTGAAGACGTTACTCCAGCGAGCACAGATTTTCCTGGCAGCGACGTTTTGCTGCCTTCGCTCCCTAAACAACCTTTGTCTCAACCTCTCGAAGCTTCAGTACCAATCCAGTCTTCAGAATCCAGTGATATAGCGTCCGCGTTCTCTCTATTTAAGGATTATTTCGACAAGAAGTTGGGCGCCTTGAAGCGCGATATTCAAGACGAGTCGTGCAGTAATACCGATTCTGTGGCCAAAAAGCTTAAAGAAGAATCCAAGATCACGTTTAGATTCGAAGGTAAtaagaaacagtttcaattcAACTCCGACCTTGCAGAGAAGGTGAAGTCGGCGTCAGTTGCTCTCGGGAAGAGAAAATTAGACCTTGTTAAAACTCACCTGGAAGAACTAGACTCTGACATCAAGAAGCGCAACAAACTTATCAGACTGGCAGACAAGTCCGCCGCCGGTTGGGATTTGGTGAACGAGTATTTATCAGACGAGCTGCCTAGCGGGTCAGAGGACGAAAAGCGTATCCGCCGTGCCGAGCAGAGGGCCCTTCGTAAACGCAACCAACGCCAACAGAAAGCGAAGCCATCCAAGCAAGGTTATTCACAACTCCAATCATCTACCGCAACCACCGCGTTTGCTGGCCAACATTCATCATCCTCCAGACCTATTTCTCGTACTTTTGGCGCTTTCAGCAAACCAAGATCAAGTGATATTTGTTTCGCCTGCGGCCAGCAAGGTCATTGGAGATCTCAGTGTCAAGTTAATCCTCAAGCCAGATCTTCAAGCTCGGGGCCGTCCTTTCCTAGTTCTTCTGGTCTTTCGGGCATTGGAGGTAAATAG